From the Chloroflexus aurantiacus J-10-fl genome, one window contains:
- a CDS encoding purine-nucleoside phosphorylase yields MYNDIEQACAAIVPRLRLSPRVGLILGSGLSALADEMTDAVVIPYRDIPGFHEPKVVGHRGELAIGMLAGQPVAAMRGRFHFYEGYSMQEVTFPVRVLRALGCETLIVTNAAGGLRPDWQVGDIMRISDQIFLPGMAGHHPLRGPNDERLGPRFPAMVGAFDNDLVPLTRAVAADLGITLREGVYCMLSGPHFESAAELRMLRTLGADAVGMSTAPEIIVAIHGGMRVLGFSLITNLALPDGPPANHEEVIEAGEAAKPKFAALLRGILARME; encoded by the coding sequence ATGTATAACGATATCGAACAGGCTTGCGCAGCCATCGTCCCGCGGCTGCGCCTCTCGCCACGGGTTGGCCTCATTCTCGGTTCCGGCTTGAGTGCGCTGGCCGACGAGATGACTGATGCGGTTGTGATTCCGTACCGTGACATTCCCGGCTTTCACGAGCCAAAAGTCGTTGGTCATCGCGGTGAGCTGGCGATTGGGATGCTGGCCGGTCAACCGGTAGCGGCGATGCGTGGCCGGTTTCATTTCTACGAAGGCTACAGCATGCAGGAGGTAACCTTTCCGGTGCGGGTGCTGCGTGCCCTCGGCTGCGAGACGCTGATCGTTACCAATGCTGCCGGTGGTTTACGGCCCGACTGGCAGGTTGGGGATATTATGCGGATCAGCGACCAGATTTTTCTGCCGGGGATGGCCGGCCATCATCCACTGCGCGGCCCAAACGACGAGCGGCTGGGGCCGCGGTTTCCGGCGATGGTGGGCGCCTTCGATAATGATCTGGTGCCGCTGACCCGCGCAGTAGCAGCCGATCTGGGCATCACGTTGCGCGAGGGTGTCTATTGTATGCTGAGTGGCCCTCATTTCGAGAGTGCTGCCGAGTTGCGGATGCTGCGCACATTGGGAGCCGATGCGGTGGGGATGTCAACTGCGCCGGAGATTATTGTGGCAATACACGGCGGAATGCGGGTATTGGGCTTTTCCCTGATAACGAATCTGGCCTTGCCAGATGGCCCACCGGCTAACCACGAAGAGGTGATTGAAGCCGGTGAAGCGGCCAAACCGAAATTTGCCGCTCTGCTGCGCGGTATCCTGGCTCGGATGGAGTAA
- a CDS encoding C1 family peptidase: MRTLTPLTAVAAIDDATRTALAAYWITSVEELVATARATNTGLGSGLAALAQVLGRSEDDVRAMVMAALDVVPDASSFSVDVAMEPVGTGAIFDDLPEVDATAFSPPVGLPAEVAPLLNLPPPVSQGPRNTCVAFSIAAMVQILSKDPTDLSEQFIYWISKDRDRIPGDVGTNPLVAMRAVAELGVCREETWPYRPEPVDNQNPGHERPSPAAFQEAKQRRLAAVEQLPARDVQQIKAALAAGRPVLIGLMIGEHWTSSGQVRRIGRVRRALPGEQRLGGHAMCALGYRDDPTAPGGGYFIVRNSWGSDWASENPDGPGYCYVPYQLIFDEGLAALVATGVIIEQPEPVAPVLGKAAPDELTAILTEMQALRSRLDALIERVQALAGVQSAVSVADTEAVPVAPAEPAVPVVTGYSGPLILVADDQSPDELYPNGIDGRRGEPLLRIDAKRASELAQHSEDPKDLHALHKTRNEAEEKHFGVVAEVDQEDLAQARWALVVSATDDVRLIEALWPLIEHRAQQQGIVLPAVNFRQGETCAEWAGRYADPKQPWEQRAPVLVHRPGERVNAWLARHGTMAGPVKPSQGVPFYLLIAARPGPLAENDRAFISFNFQYELDIFWGVGRLCFTDERGHHRYADYRTYAQRLVDYERRAAREIRLRREIVYFGTRHDLDKSTERSALELVTPLAKWHERGLPQKQGFAKRLLLAGDATRSNLELALRDGNQPPAILFSATHGLGLPATDRELIPYQGALVTQDWTGFGGIKREHWFAAEDLPTNLSLEGMVALIFACYGAGCPQQDEFIFDPEKGRPIIAPFTFVAQLPQQMLLRGALGVVGHVERAWTYGFSMDGARGQTQSFEDVIGRLVTGKRLGSATDQFNIIQAARSLTLAEELENIKFGKQPEPRELSTLWMARNDARNYMLLGDPAARLAI, translated from the coding sequence ATGCGCACACTCACACCATTGACCGCAGTGGCCGCCATTGATGACGCAACCCGAACGGCATTGGCTGCCTATTGGATCACCAGCGTCGAAGAGCTGGTGGCGACGGCACGGGCCACCAATACCGGTTTGGGCAGCGGTCTGGCTGCGCTGGCGCAGGTGTTGGGGCGCAGCGAAGATGATGTGCGAGCGATGGTGATGGCGGCGCTGGATGTGGTGCCCGACGCCAGCTCGTTCAGTGTCGATGTGGCAATGGAACCGGTTGGTACCGGCGCCATTTTCGATGATCTGCCCGAAGTTGATGCGACGGCGTTCAGCCCACCGGTTGGGCTGCCGGCAGAGGTGGCGCCACTGTTGAACCTGCCCCCACCGGTGAGCCAGGGGCCGCGCAATACTTGCGTCGCCTTTAGCATTGCGGCGATGGTGCAAATCTTGAGCAAAGACCCGACCGATCTTTCCGAGCAGTTTATTTACTGGATTAGTAAGGATCGTGACCGGATTCCGGGCGATGTTGGTACCAATCCGCTGGTCGCGATGCGAGCGGTGGCCGAGCTGGGGGTGTGTCGGGAAGAGACGTGGCCCTACCGGCCAGAGCCGGTTGATAACCAGAACCCTGGGCACGAACGACCGAGTCCGGCTGCATTTCAGGAGGCAAAACAACGCCGACTGGCGGCAGTCGAACAATTGCCGGCGCGTGATGTGCAACAGATTAAAGCTGCATTGGCGGCTGGACGACCGGTGTTAATCGGCTTGATGATCGGTGAGCATTGGACGAGTAGCGGACAGGTGCGTCGGATCGGGCGTGTGCGGCGGGCATTGCCCGGCGAGCAACGTCTGGGTGGGCACGCAATGTGTGCGCTGGGCTATCGCGATGATCCGACGGCACCCGGCGGCGGTTACTTCATCGTGCGTAATTCGTGGGGCAGTGATTGGGCAAGTGAAAATCCTGATGGGCCGGGATATTGTTACGTACCGTACCAACTGATCTTTGATGAGGGCCTGGCCGCCCTGGTGGCCACGGGTGTGATTATTGAACAACCGGAACCGGTCGCTCCTGTGCTGGGCAAGGCTGCACCTGACGAACTCACAGCCATCCTGACCGAGATGCAGGCCCTGCGGAGCCGGCTCGACGCCTTGATCGAGCGGGTACAGGCCCTGGCCGGTGTCCAATCGGCGGTAAGCGTGGCGGACACCGAAGCCGTGCCGGTCGCTCCCGCAGAGCCGGCAGTGCCGGTGGTGACCGGCTACAGCGGCCCGCTGATCCTGGTGGCCGATGATCAAAGTCCCGATGAATTGTATCCAAACGGCATCGATGGCCGGCGTGGCGAGCCACTCCTGCGCATTGATGCAAAGCGAGCCAGTGAACTGGCGCAGCACAGTGAAGACCCGAAAGACCTGCACGCGCTCCACAAAACCCGCAACGAAGCCGAAGAAAAGCATTTTGGTGTCGTCGCCGAGGTCGATCAGGAAGATTTGGCGCAGGCGCGCTGGGCGCTGGTGGTCAGCGCAACCGACGATGTGCGTCTGATCGAGGCGCTCTGGCCGTTGATTGAACATCGGGCGCAGCAGCAGGGGATTGTACTACCGGCAGTCAACTTTCGCCAGGGGGAAACCTGTGCCGAGTGGGCCGGGCGCTATGCCGATCCGAAGCAACCATGGGAGCAGCGTGCGCCAGTCCTGGTGCATCGCCCCGGTGAACGGGTGAACGCCTGGCTGGCCCGCCACGGTACAATGGCCGGCCCTGTCAAGCCGAGTCAGGGTGTACCCTTCTATCTCCTAATCGCCGCCCGGCCAGGGCCACTGGCTGAGAACGACCGCGCGTTTATCAGTTTCAATTTCCAATACGAACTCGACATCTTCTGGGGTGTAGGTCGGCTCTGTTTTACGGATGAACGTGGGCATCATCGCTACGCCGATTATCGTACCTATGCCCAACGGCTGGTTGATTACGAACGGCGGGCAGCACGAGAGATTCGTCTGCGGCGCGAGATTGTCTATTTCGGCACGCGCCACGATCTCGACAAATCAACCGAGCGTAGTGCGCTCGAACTGGTAACCCCGCTGGCTAAATGGCACGAGCGTGGGTTACCGCAAAAACAGGGTTTTGCCAAACGGCTCCTGCTGGCCGGGGATGCGACACGCAGCAATCTCGAACTGGCCCTGCGCGATGGCAATCAACCGCCGGCGATCCTCTTTAGCGCTACCCATGGACTGGGATTACCGGCCACTGATCGCGAGCTTATTCCCTATCAAGGCGCGCTCGTGACGCAAGACTGGACCGGTTTTGGTGGGATCAAGCGCGAGCACTGGTTTGCGGCGGAAGACTTGCCGACCAATCTTTCGCTTGAGGGGATGGTTGCCCTGATCTTTGCCTGTTACGGTGCCGGTTGTCCGCAGCAAGACGAATTCATTTTCGACCCCGAAAAAGGTCGCCCAATTATTGCCCCCTTCACGTTCGTTGCCCAACTGCCGCAGCAGATGCTATTGCGCGGTGCGCTAGGTGTGGTTGGCCATGTTGAACGAGCCTGGACGTATGGCTTCAGCATGGATGGTGCGCGTGGTCAAACCCAGAGCTTTGAAGATGTGATCGGGCGTCTGGTAACCGGGAAACGACTGGGGAGTGCGACCGATCAGTTCAACATCATCCAGGCCGCCCGTTCGCTCACCCTGGCTGAAGAGCTGGAGAACATCAAGTTCGGCAAGCAACCCGAACCGCGTGAGCTTTCGACGCTCTGGATGGCGCGGAATGATGCGCGCAACTATATGCTGCTCGGTGATCCGGCAGCGCGGCTGGCGATCTGA
- a CDS encoding type II toxin-antitoxin system VapC family toxin, which produces MTIADADPIFLDTNILVYASVDTSPFYDLARAAITAFEAHHTPLWISRQVLREYLATLARPHIGIPITELTAAVRQFAVRFHIAEESPLVTAQLLTLLERGYSRQIHDTNIVATMQAFGIKRILTNNPDDFAPFASLITVIPLLSLASQLPEQAE; this is translated from the coding sequence ATGACGATCGCGGACGCTGATCCAATCTTCCTGGACACAAATATTTTGGTGTACGCCAGTGTAGATACCTCGCCGTTCTACGATCTCGCCCGGGCGGCGATTACGGCTTTCGAGGCGCATCACACGCCACTATGGATTAGTCGTCAAGTCCTACGGGAATATTTGGCGACGTTAGCTCGCCCACACATCGGTATTCCAATCACAGAACTAACTGCTGCGGTGCGCCAGTTTGCGGTGCGCTTTCACATCGCCGAGGAAAGCCCATTAGTCACAGCCCAACTTCTTACACTGCTCGAACGGGGCTATAGCAGACAAATCCACGATACAAATATCGTCGCCACAATGCAGGCATTTGGGATAAAGCGGATTCTGACGAATAATCCAGATGATTTTGCACCTTTCGCATCGCTGATCACAGTGATACCACTTCTATCGTTGGCATCCCAACTGCCAGAGCAGGCAGAATAG